A region from the Algoriphagus machipongonensis genome encodes:
- a CDS encoding HlyD family secretion protein, producing the protein MEDKILPSSIIQSTVEIYDSRISVRSSIIYLFLLGFLVAFIISLPLIYVDVAVQTRGTFQSALQRNSLISSVRGRLEKWNLFENQKVQKGDVLAIVRGEEINLEIGGLEERIFLLENFIHDLNKLLNLDMAKSEIELISLRSKNYQASLLEFQSSVNNQIALIQKLERDFDRAELLYESKSIAFAEFDNIDVQFKQAKAELDLVKKQKLNEWEQNLIEHSNEKIRLRNQLEVYSEKLDQYKIIAGTSGTLLNVQNLNKGDFVYPQQRLAEISPDTTIMAITYISPADIAFIRKEQKVSIQVDAYNYNQWGVVEGRVVEVADDLTLLNEKEAGYLVTSKLESPSLHLSTGQTGAIKKGMTFNARFVIARRSLFQLLYDKVDNWINPSLEASN; encoded by the coding sequence ATGGAAGATAAAATATTACCTTCATCTATCATTCAGAGTACAGTTGAGATTTACGATTCAAGGATTAGTGTAAGGTCAAGTATTATTTATCTTTTTTTGCTGGGCTTCCTAGTTGCTTTTATTATCTCTTTACCTCTGATTTATGTTGATGTGGCTGTTCAAACCCGAGGTACTTTTCAATCAGCATTACAACGAAATTCGCTTATCAGTTCAGTTAGGGGAAGGCTTGAAAAATGGAACCTTTTTGAAAATCAAAAAGTGCAAAAGGGAGATGTGCTTGCTATAGTGAGAGGAGAAGAAATTAATCTTGAAATAGGAGGATTGGAAGAAAGAATATTTCTCTTGGAAAATTTCATCCATGATCTTAATAAGCTTCTGAACTTGGATATGGCAAAATCAGAAATTGAGCTTATTTCACTCAGGTCAAAAAATTATCAGGCATCCTTGTTGGAATTTCAGTCAAGTGTTAATAATCAAATAGCATTAATTCAAAAATTAGAAAGAGACTTTGATAGAGCTGAACTCCTCTATGAAAGTAAATCTATCGCCTTTGCTGAGTTTGATAACATTGACGTCCAATTTAAGCAAGCCAAAGCTGAATTGGATTTAGTTAAAAAGCAAAAATTAAATGAGTGGGAGCAGAATCTGATTGAACATAGTAATGAAAAGATAAGGCTTCGCAATCAGTTGGAAGTTTACTCTGAAAAGTTGGATCAATATAAAATTATTGCAGGGACAAGTGGGACTCTTTTGAATGTGCAGAATTTAAACAAGGGTGATTTCGTATATCCCCAACAAAGGTTAGCAGAAATTTCTCCTGACACTACAATTATGGCAATAACATATATCTCGCCAGCAGATATAGCGTTCATCCGAAAGGAACAAAAAGTTAGTATTCAAGTTGATGCTTACAATTACAATCAATGGGGAGTAGTTGAAGGGCGGGTGGTAGAGGTGGCAGATGATCTTACTTTGCTCAATGAAAAAGAAGCTGGCTATTTAGTGACCTCTAAGCTTGAATCCCCTTCTTTGCATCTTTCAACTGGGCAAACCGGAGCAATTAAAAAAGGTATGACCTTCAATGCACGTTTTGTTATTGCCAGACGCTCACTTTTTCAACTTTTATACGATAAAGTGGATAATTGGATTAACCCTTCTTTAGAAGCTTCAAACTGA
- a CDS encoding helix-turn-helix domain-containing protein produces the protein MSEQIIHSKSITEIRALFGLDKPTHPLITLLDTEKLAYGEETVGKRFTSDLYCIALKDSSCGIDYGRNSYDFDDGVLIFTAPKQVITVKKIQELNQVKGWMLYFHPDLIRNTALGSKIDAYNYFNYEVHEALHLSENEQNTLNQIVQLIQDEIKERIDNHSQQVLVSNIVLLLNYSKRFYERQFNTRSASHIDIVSKVELLLKDYFKENQLIENGQPTIQYLADHCYLSASYLSDLLTKETGRSAKDHINDFLVDKAKHLLLSSTDSISGIAYTLGFNYPHYFGRLFKQKTGKTPQEYRQLN, from the coding sequence ATGAGCGAACAAATAATTCATTCAAAATCAATCACAGAAATTCGTGCTTTGTTTGGCTTGGACAAGCCCACACATCCGTTAATCACTCTACTTGACACTGAAAAACTCGCATATGGAGAAGAAACGGTTGGCAAAAGATTTACTTCCGATTTATACTGTATTGCTCTAAAAGATTCAAGTTGCGGAATAGATTACGGACGAAATTCTTATGACTTTGATGATGGGGTCTTGATTTTCACAGCACCAAAACAGGTAATTACGGTCAAAAAAATACAAGAACTAAATCAAGTAAAAGGTTGGATGCTATACTTTCATCCTGACCTTATCAGAAATACTGCCCTTGGCTCAAAAATTGACGCTTATAACTACTTTAATTACGAAGTTCACGAAGCATTGCACCTTTCTGAAAATGAGCAAAATACCCTAAATCAAATTGTTCAGTTGATTCAAGATGAAATTAAGGAGCGAATTGACAATCACAGTCAGCAAGTATTAGTTTCAAATATTGTATTGTTACTTAATTATAGCAAGCGATTTTACGAAAGGCAATTCAATACACGTTCTGCCAGTCACATTGATATTGTCTCTAAAGTTGAGTTGCTACTTAAGGACTATTTTAAAGAAAATCAACTCATTGAAAACGGACAACCAACCATCCAATATTTGGCAGACCATTGCTATCTCTCTGCCAGTTATTTGAGTGACCTTCTTACAAAAGAAACAGGGCGTTCTGCCAAGGACCACATCAATGACTTTTTAGTAGATAAAGCAAAACACTTGCTACTTAGTTCTACAGATTCCATTAGCGGAATTGCCTATACTTTAGGTTTCAATTACCCCCATTATTTTGGAAGGCTGTTCAAGCAGAAAACAGGTAAAACACCACAAGAATACAGACAATTGAATTAG
- a CDS encoding SDR family oxidoreductase: MKHKILVTGASGAFGSLACIQLAENGHQVVGTMRSLQGKNEPIANELKSKGVSLVKMDVTNEESVNSGIKSAIELMDGLDTIFNNAGIGANGILECFTSNDIQKMFDINVFGVQRLMRAVLPHLRQQGKGTIIHTSSCIGRVTTPFLASYSASKYALESLAEGYRAELSGFGIESCIVEPGGFPTGFMSGMITPSDTERMKQYGEMASLPETSINSYVAYLESIPEQRPERVAEAIVKLVNTPFGEKPFRKVVDFSGIKQPIENYNKVLNDITKTIYTANGVENLLTLNKD; this comes from the coding sequence ATGAAACATAAAATTCTAGTAACAGGTGCAAGTGGAGCTTTTGGTAGTTTAGCTTGTATTCAATTAGCAGAAAATGGACATCAAGTTGTCGGAACTATGCGTTCACTGCAAGGCAAGAATGAACCAATCGCCAATGAACTCAAATCAAAAGGCGTGTCATTGGTTAAAATGGATGTAACCAATGAAGAAAGTGTGAATTCAGGCATAAAATCAGCCATTGAACTTATGGATGGTTTGGATACCATTTTTAATAATGCAGGAATCGGAGCAAATGGGATTTTGGAGTGTTTTACTTCTAACGACATCCAAAAAATGTTTGATATAAATGTTTTTGGAGTTCAACGACTGATGAGAGCCGTTTTACCTCATTTGAGACAACAAGGAAAAGGAACAATCATTCATACCTCAAGCTGTATTGGTAGGGTAACCACGCCTTTTTTAGCTTCATATTCAGCTTCAAAATATGCTTTGGAATCTTTAGCAGAAGGTTATAGAGCTGAACTTTCGGGATTTGGAATTGAATCCTGTATTGTAGAACCAGGAGGATTTCCTACGGGCTTTATGAGTGGAATGATAACCCCAAGCGATACTGAAAGAATGAAGCAGTATGGCGAAATGGCAAGTCTTCCCGAAACCTCTATTAATAGCTATGTGGCTTATTTAGAATCTATCCCTGAACAACGACCTGAACGAGTGGCAGAAGCTATAGTTAAATTGGTAAACACCCCATTTGGCGAGAAGCCATTCAGAAAGGTTGTTGACTTTTCAGGCATAAAGCAACCTATTGAAAACTATAACAAAGTGCTGAATGATATAACAAAAACAATCTACACAGCAAACGGTGTGGAGAATTTATTAACGCTAAACAAAGACTAA
- a CDS encoding SDR family oxidoreductase — MSKTILITGASSGIGKATAQHFQKQGWNVIATMRSPEKDKELNDLENVQLEKLDVLDLASIETAINNGISRFGKIDTLLNNAGYGAYGPLESFPRENIVRQFNTNVIGLMDVTKAIIPHFRKNKSGVIVNISSIGGQMTFPLGSLYHGTKFAVEGISESLHYEMKEIGVKVKIVEPGFIATDFGGRSFDFQAGDIEGYQPLIGALMKQWQNPNNTVSPPSLVAEVIYTAVTDGTNQLRYRAGEDANFLLDSRKKMSDAEFFQMMNSQMEK; from the coding sequence ATGAGCAAAACCATATTAATAACAGGAGCAAGTAGCGGAATCGGAAAAGCAACTGCCCAACATTTTCAAAAACAAGGATGGAACGTGATAGCCACAATGCGTTCGCCTGAAAAAGACAAAGAATTAAACGATTTAGAAAATGTACAGCTAGAAAAGTTAGATGTACTCGATTTAGCATCCATTGAAACAGCAATTAATAATGGAATTTCAAGGTTTGGAAAAATAGATACTCTTCTAAACAATGCAGGATATGGAGCTTATGGTCCATTAGAATCGTTCCCAAGAGAAAACATTGTTAGGCAATTCAATACCAACGTGATTGGTTTGATGGATGTGACAAAAGCTATAATTCCACATTTTAGAAAAAACAAAAGTGGTGTCATTGTCAACATTTCTTCCATTGGAGGTCAAATGACCTTTCCGTTAGGTTCACTTTATCACGGAACTAAGTTTGCGGTTGAAGGAATTTCCGAGTCATTGCATTATGAAATGAAAGAAATAGGCGTAAAGGTTAAAATTGTAGAACCTGGATTTATTGCAACTGACTTTGGCGGACGTTCTTTCGACTTTCAAGCGGGAGATATTGAAGGTTACCAACCCCTTATCGGAGCTTTAATGAAACAATGGCAGAATCCGAATAATACAGTTTCACCGCCAAGTTTGGTCGCTGAAGTAATTTATACGGCTGTGACTGATGGAACAAATCAATTGAGGTACCGTGCAGGAGAAGACGCTAATTTCTTACTCGACAGCAGAAAGAAAATGAGTGATGCAGAGTTTTTTCAAATGATGAACAGTCAAATGGAAAAATAA
- the ettA gene encoding energy-dependent translational throttle protein EttA: MSAEKIIFSMAGVSKIYPPQKKVLKDIYLSFFYGAKIGVLGLNGSGKSSLLKIIAGMDKEFQGEVVWSPGYSVGMLEQEPKLDPSKTVKEVVEEAVADTVNLLKEFEEINEKFMDPALMEDPDAMNKLIERQGEVQEKLDAANAWELDVMLDKAMDALRLPPSDANVENLSGGEKRRVALCRLLLQEPDVLLLDEPTNHLDAESVHWLEQHLQNYKGTVIAVTHDRYFLDNVAGWILELDRGEGIPWKGNYSSWLDQKQNRLKQEEKTESKRQKTLERELEWIRMSPKARQAKGKARLSAYDKLVSEEGKEKEAKLELFIPPGPRLGAKVIEVNGVSKAYGDKLLFENLTFALPQGGIVGVIGPNGAGKSTLFKLITGQETPDAGHFEVGETVQLAYVDQGHDILDPNKSVYETISEGNELMKLGNKEVNSRAYVSKFNFGGGDQEKKVGVLSGGERNRVHLALTLKEGGNLLLLDEPTNDLDVNTLRALEEALENFGGCAVVISHDRWFLDRICTHILAFEGDSQVVWFEGNFSDYEENKKKRLGDLEPKRIRYKNLK; this comes from the coding sequence ATGAGTGCAGAAAAAATAATTTTTTCTATGGCTGGGGTGTCAAAAATATACCCTCCACAGAAAAAAGTCCTAAAAGATATTTATCTCTCATTTTTTTACGGAGCTAAAATTGGGGTCCTCGGTCTCAATGGTTCCGGTAAATCCTCCCTCCTGAAAATCATTGCAGGAATGGATAAAGAATTCCAAGGGGAAGTGGTTTGGTCCCCAGGCTATTCTGTGGGAATGCTGGAACAAGAACCCAAATTGGATCCCTCCAAAACGGTGAAGGAAGTGGTGGAGGAAGCCGTAGCCGACACGGTGAATTTGTTGAAGGAGTTTGAAGAAATCAACGAAAAATTCATGGATCCAGCCTTGATGGAAGATCCTGATGCCATGAATAAGCTTATAGAGCGACAGGGAGAGGTACAGGAGAAGCTTGACGCAGCAAATGCATGGGAGCTAGACGTAATGCTAGATAAGGCCATGGATGCACTGAGATTGCCTCCTAGCGATGCCAACGTAGAGAACCTCTCCGGTGGAGAGAAAAGAAGAGTGGCCCTCTGTAGGCTACTGTTACAGGAGCCGGATGTGCTTTTACTCGATGAGCCTACCAACCACCTGGATGCGGAATCGGTGCATTGGCTGGAGCAGCATTTGCAGAATTACAAGGGAACTGTCATTGCAGTGACTCACGATAGATATTTCTTGGACAATGTAGCCGGATGGATTTTGGAACTGGATAGGGGAGAGGGAATTCCTTGGAAAGGAAATTATTCTTCTTGGCTAGACCAGAAGCAAAACCGTTTGAAGCAAGAGGAAAAAACGGAGTCCAAGCGTCAGAAAACATTGGAGCGAGAGCTGGAATGGATCCGAATGTCTCCGAAAGCCAGACAGGCCAAAGGAAAGGCTCGTTTAAGTGCCTATGATAAACTGGTCAGCGAAGAAGGAAAAGAGAAGGAAGCGAAGTTGGAATTGTTTATTCCACCGGGGCCAAGATTGGGAGCCAAAGTGATCGAGGTAAATGGCGTTTCCAAAGCCTATGGAGATAAATTGTTGTTTGAGAACCTGACTTTTGCTTTACCGCAAGGAGGGATTGTCGGAGTAATCGGTCCCAACGGGGCTGGTAAATCCACACTTTTTAAATTGATCACCGGACAGGAAACTCCCGATGCAGGTCATTTTGAAGTAGGGGAGACCGTGCAACTCGCCTATGTGGATCAAGGACATGATATTTTAGATCCCAATAAGTCAGTTTATGAGACGATTTCTGAAGGAAATGAACTGATGAAATTGGGAAATAAGGAAGTGAATTCCAGGGCTTATGTCAGCAAATTCAATTTTGGTGGAGGAGATCAGGAAAAGAAGGTTGGTGTACTTTCCGGAGGAGAGCGAAACCGGGTTCACCTGGCTTTGACGCTAAAGGAAGGTGGCAATTTATTGCTACTCGATGAGCCTACCAACGATCTGGATGTAAATACTTTACGTGCTTTGGAAGAAGCCTTGGAAAACTTCGGGGGTTGTGCCGTGGTCATTTCCCACGACAGATGGTTCTTGGATAGAATCTGTACGCATATTCTGGCTTTTGAAGGAGATTCTCAGGTGGTTTGGTTTGAGGGCAACTTCTCCGACTACGAGGAGAACAAGAAGAAGAGACTGGGGGATTTGGAGCCAAAGAGAATTCGATACAAAAATCTTAAGTAA
- a CDS encoding DUF349 domain-containing protein, translating into MEHPFGYIKDNEVYLKGFLGQEDRVIGEVKEDEASTLKYFENRFEQLKEKVEKLKSDIEENQNKGSFLMKLIHLRDSLMKSDALGDFVPLIEELNKQEEFLNEIIQANRTKNLEVKKGLILEAEELKDDTDWKATTEAYKELKLRWIKTGPVDKEIEEEIEAQFNDAVQHFFENRRHYFEGLALQAEENIKVYESLVVQAREAHDFPDAKVAFEISKKIQKEWKSAGKVPAEKRQPLWDEFSRLNNRIFSRFKRSMNTGPTMHPREVIRKAEELTAEVKSLTTQPTTRELIEKAKGIQQEWKKLPMRKPKEVNLTARSYQFFMDIVFEKAFLEKLVHGKYEDFDEKPLEEQKQIKTALLKDLLHRDQTELDTAQNNSENFRVETKDFEIMMRKKLSGLKRKVDVKNYILRQLSFK; encoded by the coding sequence ATGGAGCATCCCTTTGGATATATCAAAGACAATGAAGTTTATTTAAAAGGTTTTTTAGGTCAAGAAGACAGAGTTATCGGAGAAGTAAAGGAAGATGAAGCCTCTACTTTGAAGTACTTTGAGAACAGGTTTGAGCAACTCAAAGAAAAAGTTGAGAAGCTTAAATCAGACATTGAAGAAAATCAAAACAAAGGCTCCTTCTTGATGAAATTGATCCACCTGAGAGACTCTCTGATGAAATCAGATGCTTTGGGTGACTTCGTTCCTTTGATAGAAGAGCTGAATAAACAAGAAGAATTTCTCAATGAAATCATCCAGGCCAACCGGACCAAAAATCTGGAGGTCAAAAAAGGCTTGATTTTGGAAGCAGAAGAGCTGAAAGATGATACCGACTGGAAAGCCACGACGGAGGCTTATAAAGAATTGAAGCTACGTTGGATCAAAACGGGACCTGTCGACAAGGAGATTGAGGAAGAAATTGAAGCTCAATTCAACGATGCTGTTCAGCATTTCTTCGAAAACAGAAGACATTATTTTGAAGGATTAGCACTTCAGGCAGAGGAAAACATCAAAGTTTATGAGTCTTTGGTCGTACAGGCTCGGGAAGCTCATGATTTTCCAGATGCTAAAGTTGCTTTTGAAATCAGTAAAAAAATCCAGAAAGAGTGGAAATCTGCCGGTAAGGTTCCTGCTGAAAAACGTCAGCCCCTTTGGGATGAGTTTTCCAGATTAAATAACCGGATTTTCTCCAGATTCAAGAGATCGATGAACACGGGACCTACCATGCACCCTCGTGAAGTCATCAGAAAAGCGGAGGAATTAACAGCTGAAGTAAAAAGCTTGACTACTCAGCCCACTACCCGAGAGCTGATAGAAAAAGCCAAAGGCATACAGCAAGAATGGAAAAAGCTGCCTATGAGAAAACCCAAAGAGGTGAATTTGACGGCAAGATCTTATCAATTCTTCATGGATATTGTCTTTGAAAAAGCTTTCTTAGAAAAATTGGTGCATGGAAAATATGAGGATTTTGATGAAAAACCTCTGGAAGAGCAGAAACAAATCAAAACTGCCCTATTAAAAGATTTACTTCATCGTGATCAAACAGAATTGGACACAGCGCAGAACAATTCAGAGAATTTCCGCGTTGAAACGAAGGATTTTGAGATTATGATGAGAAAAAAGCTTTCAGGACTGAAAAGAAAAGTCGACGTAAAAAATTATATTTTGAGACAACTTTCTTTTAAATAA
- a CDS encoding DUF2795 domain-containing protein has translation MYWTLELASYLEDAPWPATKDELIDYGIRSGAPLEVVENLQELEDDGEPYETIEEIWPDYPTKDDFFFNEDEY, from the coding sequence ATGTACTGGACACTTGAACTTGCCTCTTATTTAGAAGATGCTCCTTGGCCCGCGACTAAGGACGAGTTAATTGATTACGGCATCAGATCTGGCGCACCACTTGAAGTGGTCGAGAATCTCCAGGAATTAGAAGATGATGGCGAACCTTATGAGACCATAGAAGAAATTTGGCCTGATTATCCGACCAAAGATGACTTCTTCTTTAATGAGGACGAATATTAA
- a CDS encoding LytR/AlgR family response regulator transcription factor, translating to MIKTIIIDDEPLAASIVQEYLQAFPQFELVEVCQDGFQGLKAIQNHQPDLIFLDVQMPKITGFEMLELLDTPPAVIFTTAFDQYAIQAFDSKAIDYLLKPFSQTRFNQAIERFLSQSTELETGNLSQLAEKSSRLVVRVKNEIKIIPIREVSYFEADGDYIAIHSKGSKYLKKMTMKSLEEALDPNKFARVHRSFMVNLNEVTQIEPYEKESYLVKLRNAEKIPVSKAGYTRLRQVLGL from the coding sequence ATGATCAAGACAATCATCATAGACGACGAGCCTTTAGCGGCTAGCATCGTTCAGGAGTACTTACAGGCCTTTCCTCAATTTGAACTGGTGGAAGTTTGCCAAGATGGGTTTCAGGGCTTAAAAGCTATCCAAAACCATCAGCCGGACTTAATTTTCCTGGATGTACAAATGCCAAAGATTACAGGCTTTGAAATGCTGGAATTATTGGACACTCCTCCAGCCGTTATTTTTACCACTGCTTTTGACCAATATGCGATTCAGGCTTTCGACTCCAAAGCGATAGACTATTTGCTAAAACCTTTTTCTCAAACGCGATTTAATCAAGCCATAGAAAGGTTTTTAAGTCAGTCCACGGAGCTAGAGACTGGGAATTTGAGCCAATTGGCAGAGAAAAGCAGTCGTTTGGTAGTCAGAGTCAAGAATGAAATCAAAATCATTCCCATCCGAGAGGTCTCTTATTTTGAGGCAGATGGAGATTACATCGCCATTCATAGCAAAGGCTCCAAGTATCTCAAGAAGATGACCATGAAATCTCTGGAGGAAGCATTAGACCCGAATAAGTTTGCGAGAGTGCATCGATCATTTATGGTCAACCTCAACGAGGTCACCCAAATCGAGCCTTACGAAAAGGAAAGCTATTTGGTGAAGCTAAGAAATGCTGAAAAGATCCCCGTCAGCAAAGCGGGGTATACAAGGCTCAGACAAGTTCTGGGCTTATAA
- a CDS encoding sensor histidine kinase, producing the protein MIFKAFSQPQLVKYVILGTALMWFLGSYFILTNLGVPVQQAWPDALAFTGVFLVILFILELVFGFYIPQGKNTWLLVVIPVLLSFIAVFAHKLIMKWVFGDQLDYLNVLDTGFYLRWAILAVPAVLIAIIALVVSKLEQQGESQKREAAISELAREAELMQIRQQLQPHFLFNSLNSISALVVAKPQKAREMVLQLSDFLRGTIRKDHQEWVVLEEELNYLRMYLDIERVRFGHRLQVKINVTEEVKSVRLPQLLIQPLLENAIKHGLYGLTGEVEIKLEAFTETNYVYIKVQNPFDPESAVSSGAGFGLNSVKRRLELLFGRTDLLSSVAKEGEFLVTLKIPQIK; encoded by the coding sequence TTGATATTTAAAGCTTTTTCACAGCCACAATTAGTTAAATATGTTATCCTGGGAACCGCCCTGATGTGGTTCCTGGGAAGCTATTTTATACTCACTAATCTAGGTGTGCCTGTTCAGCAAGCATGGCCGGATGCCCTGGCTTTTACGGGGGTGTTTTTAGTGATTCTTTTTATCCTTGAATTAGTATTCGGCTTTTATATCCCCCAAGGCAAAAACACATGGTTGCTGGTAGTCATACCCGTACTGCTAAGTTTTATAGCAGTCTTTGCGCATAAGCTGATCATGAAATGGGTCTTTGGGGATCAACTGGATTATCTGAATGTGCTTGATACCGGATTCTATCTACGTTGGGCAATTTTAGCCGTTCCGGCGGTATTAATTGCGATCATAGCCTTGGTCGTTTCCAAGCTTGAGCAACAAGGAGAGTCCCAAAAAAGAGAGGCTGCCATTTCAGAATTGGCCAGAGAAGCCGAGTTGATGCAGATTCGTCAGCAGCTACAGCCGCACTTTCTGTTTAACAGCTTAAATTCCATCAGTGCGCTTGTCGTAGCCAAGCCACAAAAAGCCAGAGAAATGGTGCTGCAATTATCGGACTTTCTCCGCGGTACCATCCGGAAGGATCATCAGGAATGGGTGGTTCTTGAGGAAGAGTTGAATTACCTGAGAATGTATTTGGATATAGAGCGGGTTCGCTTTGGTCATAGGCTTCAAGTGAAAATCAATGTCACCGAAGAGGTAAAGTCCGTAAGACTTCCACAGCTCTTGATTCAGCCTTTGCTGGAAAATGCCATCAAACATGGGTTGTATGGCTTGACTGGGGAGGTGGAGATTAAACTAGAAGCTTTTACCGAGACCAATTATGTTTATATCAAAGTTCAAAATCCCTTTGACCCTGAAAGCGCTGTATCCTCCGGAGCTGGCTTTGGGTTAAATTCTGTCAAGCGCAGGTTAGAACTACTATTTGGAAGAACGGATTTGCTTAGCAGTGTAGCGAAGGAAGGAGAATTTCTGGTGACGCTCAAAATACCACAAATCAAATGA
- a CDS encoding LiaF transmembrane domain-containing protein, translating to MNKFSSSSRNDGGIAFGFIILGIGVLLLLKKVGVFIPGWVLTWPMILIVIGVFTLIKHEFKSLFGAFLLALGSYFLLRNEFGLDFSLDRYIFPVGLIVLGIYLISKKKKEQDLMNDIQAKWQINKNKGTSAPIGGEEVKDEAKVENSTSSSFGSSSASSSSTFSGASSMSGNSFSDTLNIDAILSGVNKRILSKNLKGGKLTAAFGGIDLDLTQADIQGEVTLQIDVIFGGMKLVVPPHWDVRSDVSNIAAGIDDKRVYRESSIDPEKVLILKGTVLFGGLEIKSY from the coding sequence ATGAATAAATTTTCTTCTTCCTCACGAAATGATGGTGGCATCGCCTTTGGTTTCATTATCCTAGGAATCGGTGTTTTGCTACTTCTAAAAAAGGTAGGCGTTTTTATCCCCGGATGGGTATTGACTTGGCCTATGATCTTGATCGTAATCGGTGTCTTCACGTTAATTAAACATGAATTCAAAAGTCTTTTCGGGGCGTTCTTACTAGCCCTCGGTTCTTATTTTCTCCTTCGAAATGAGTTTGGCCTTGACTTTTCTCTGGACAGATACATTTTCCCGGTAGGCTTAATTGTCTTAGGGATCTATCTTATTTCCAAGAAAAAGAAAGAGCAGGACTTGATGAACGATATCCAGGCCAAATGGCAAATCAATAAAAACAAGGGTACTTCTGCTCCCATAGGAGGAGAGGAGGTAAAAGATGAGGCAAAAGTTGAAAATTCTACCTCCAGTAGCTTTGGCTCATCCTCCGCATCTTCATCCTCAACTTTCTCAGGGGCGAGTAGTATGAGTGGGAATTCCTTCTCGGACACCCTGAATATTGATGCGATCTTAAGCGGAGTGAATAAAAGGATTCTATCCAAAAACCTAAAAGGGGGAAAGCTGACTGCTGCTTTTGGAGGAATAGATCTGGATTTAACTCAAGCGGATATCCAGGGAGAAGTGACCTTACAAATTGATGTGATTTTTGGAGGAATGAAACTGGTAGTTCCACCACATTGGGATGTGCGATCTGATGTCAGCAATATCGCTGCTGGGATTGATGATAAACGAGTGTACAGAGAATCTTCTATCGACCCGGAAAAAGTCTTAATCTTAAAAGGGACGGTTCTGTTTGGAGGTTTGGAAATCAAATCATATTAA
- a CDS encoding 2-C-methyl-D-erythritol 4-phosphate cytidylyltransferase encodes MNKAAIIVAGGKGKRMGGPIAKQYLPIGGKPVLMHTLEVFYQLDASIELILVLPGDDFSYWKELCQEYDFQIPHQLVAGGNSRFQSVRNGLHSITWTEGLVAIHDGVRPFVRQDVIEESYRVAETSGSAIAVVALKDSIRKLSDDGKSTYQERQYFRLVQTPQTFQIDKIKKAFQVTEIQQFTDDATVYEHQGWQVSLIAGNPENFKITTPEDLEYGEFLLSKRKAQ; translated from the coding sequence ATGAATAAAGCTGCGATTATTGTTGCCGGAGGAAAAGGAAAACGAATGGGAGGTCCCATTGCCAAGCAATACTTACCGATCGGTGGCAAACCAGTGTTGATGCACACCTTGGAGGTTTTCTATCAACTGGATGCTTCCATCGAATTGATTCTAGTACTTCCCGGAGATGATTTTTCCTACTGGAAGGAACTCTGCCAGGAGTACGATTTTCAGATTCCCCATCAATTGGTAGCTGGAGGGAATTCCAGATTTCAGTCCGTAAGAAATGGTCTTCATTCCATCACTTGGACTGAGGGCCTTGTAGCGATCCATGACGGGGTTCGTCCATTTGTAAGGCAAGATGTCATCGAAGAGTCTTATCGTGTAGCAGAGACCTCGGGAAGTGCCATAGCGGTTGTGGCATTGAAGGACTCCATCCGCAAATTGTCAGATGATGGGAAGTCCACTTATCAGGAGCGGCAGTATTTCAGATTGGTACAAACTCCTCAGACTTTTCAAATTGATAAAATTAAGAAGGCTTTTCAGGTCACGGAAATCCAGCAGTTTACAGATGATGCCACGGTTTATGAGCATCAGGGATGGCAAGTTTCTTTGATTGCCGGAAACCCTGAAAACTTCAAAATCACCACGCCGGAAGATCTGGAGTACGGGGAGTTTTTGCTTTCAAAAAGGAAAGCTCAATAA